From a region of the Streptomyces sp. NBC_00102 genome:
- a CDS encoding SPFH domain-containing protein has translation MADITRRFGWRHLRSAPTAHIRHHKRGTLTHDGPGLSFWYRSLSAALSEVPVDDRELAMAFHARTADFQDVTVQATVTYRVSDPAQAAARLDFSVDPDTGVWRGSPLEQIATLLTETAQQHTLDALARTPLATALVDGVALVRERVSAGLAAEPRLPATGIDVVATRVVAIRPEAEVERALRTPAREQIQQEADRATYERRAVAVERERAIAENELASQIELARREEQLVDQRGTNARREAEEKAAADEVRARAEASRAVRLAKAEAEAVRETGAARADAQAAWLRVHAEVDAATLHALAATRLAENLPHIDSLTLSPDVLTGLLARLGRPGGGTPA, from the coding sequence ATGGCCGACATCACCCGGCGGTTCGGTTGGCGCCACCTGCGCTCCGCGCCCACCGCCCACATCCGTCACCACAAGCGCGGCACGCTCACCCACGACGGCCCCGGGCTGAGCTTCTGGTACCGCTCGCTGAGCGCCGCGCTCTCCGAGGTGCCGGTGGACGACCGGGAGCTGGCGATGGCGTTCCACGCCCGTACCGCCGACTTCCAGGACGTGACCGTGCAGGCCACCGTCACCTACCGGGTCAGCGACCCCGCGCAGGCGGCGGCCCGGCTGGACTTCTCCGTGGACCCGGACACCGGGGTGTGGCGCGGTTCCCCGCTCGAACAGATCGCGACCCTGCTGACCGAGACCGCCCAGCAGCACACCCTGGACGCCCTGGCGCGCACTCCGCTGGCCACCGCCCTGGTGGACGGCGTGGCCCTGGTGCGCGAGCGGGTGTCGGCCGGGCTCGCGGCCGAGCCGCGGCTGCCCGCGACGGGGATCGACGTGGTGGCGACCAGGGTCGTGGCCATCCGCCCCGAGGCGGAGGTGGAACGCGCCCTGCGCACCCCCGCCCGCGAGCAGATCCAGCAGGAGGCCGACCGGGCCACCTACGAGCGCCGCGCGGTGGCGGTCGAGCGGGAACGCGCCATCGCCGAGAACGAGCTCGCCAGCCAGATCGAACTCGCCCGCCGGGAGGAGCAGCTGGTCGACCAGCGCGGCACCAACGCCCGCCGCGAGGCGGAGGAGAAGGCCGCGGCCGACGAGGTCCGCGCCCGCGCGGAGGCGTCCCGCGCGGTACGGCTGGCCAAGGCGGAAGCGGAGGCCGTACGGGAGACGGGCGCCGCCCGGGCCGACGCACAGGCGGCCTGGCTGCGCGTCCACGCGGAGGTCGACGCCGCGACCCTGCATGCCCTCGCGGCGACCAGGCTGGCGGAGAACCTGCCGCACATCGACAGCCTCACCCTCTCCCCCGACGTGCTGACCGGGCTGCTCGCCCGTCTCGGCCGCCCCGGCGGCGGGACCCCGGCGTGA
- a CDS encoding TetR/AcrR family transcriptional regulator, translated as MTPSPRSPRSKITPERAQELYAAVLELLRESGYESLTMEGVAARTRCGKSTLYRQWGSKPELVVAALHSTRRGSLAHIDTGTLAGDLLAAARAIGARSGLDTSLVHALSHAALQSPELLCAMRESLVMPEIAAIEAMVHRGRERGEIAPDCPTAEYVAAQLFGMVRVRPLLDCRHADEEYLVRFTEKAILPGLGLEVPPTES; from the coding sequence GTGACACCCTCACCCCGGTCACCCAGGTCGAAAATCACACCGGAGCGGGCTCAGGAGCTGTACGCGGCGGTGCTGGAGCTGCTCCGCGAGAGTGGATACGAATCCCTCACCATGGAGGGCGTCGCCGCACGGACCCGCTGCGGCAAGTCGACGCTCTACCGGCAGTGGGGATCGAAGCCCGAGCTGGTCGTCGCGGCGCTCCACAGCACCCGGCGCGGGTCGCTCGCCCACATCGACACCGGCACCCTGGCCGGCGACCTGCTGGCGGCGGCACGCGCGATCGGCGCCCGTTCCGGCCTCGACACCTCACTCGTGCACGCCCTGAGCCACGCCGCCCTGCAGAGCCCGGAGCTGCTCTGCGCGATGCGCGAGTCGCTGGTGATGCCGGAGATCGCGGCGATCGAGGCCATGGTCCACAGGGGCCGCGAACGCGGCGAGATCGCCCCCGACTGCCCGACCGCCGAGTACGTGGCGGCGCAGCTGTTCGGCATGGTGCGCGTGCGGCCGTTGCTGGACTGCCGGCACGCGGACGAGGAGTACCTCGTGCGCTTCACCGAGAAAGCCATCCTTCCGGGGCTCGGACTGGAGGTACCTCCGACCGAGTCCTGA